The Corynebacterium mycetoides genome includes the window CCAACGCGCGCACCCGTAAGGGCCCGAAGAAGACCATCGCAGGAAAGAAGAAGTAACACATGCCTCCCAAGACTCGTTCCGGCGCGCGCCGTACCGGCCGCCGCGTCGTCAAGAAGAACGTGGCCGCGGGCCACGCATACATCAAGTCCACCTTCAACAACACCATCGTGTCCATCACGGACCCGAGCGGTGCTGTGATCTCCTGGGCGTCCTCGGGCCACGTCGGCTTCAAGGGCTCCCGCAAGTCCACCCCGTTCGCCGCGCAGATGGCTGCTGAGAATGCAGCACGCAAGGCGATGGAGCACGGCATGAAGAAGGTCGACGTCTTTGTCAAGGGTCCCGGCTCTGGCCGCGAGACCGCTATCCGTTCTCTCCAGGCCGCCGGCCTGGAGGTGTCCTCGATCTCCGACGTGACCCCGCAGCCGTTCAACGGCTGCCGTCCGCCGAAGCGTCGTCGCGTTTAAGGCAGAAAGGAAAGAGGTAAAACAACATGGCTCGTTACACTGGCCCTGCTACCCGTAAGTCCCGTCGCCTCCGCGTCGATCTCGTCGGCGGTGACATGTCGTTTGAGCGTCGCCCCTACCCTCCGGGGCAGGCAGGCCGCGCCCGCATCAAGGAATCTGAGTACCTGCTCCAGCTGCAGGAGAAGCAGAAGGCTCGCTTCACCTACGGCGTGATGGAGAAGCAGTTCCGCCGCTACTACGAGGAAGCTAACCGTCTGCCCGGCAAGACCGGCGACAACCTGCTCGTCCTCCTCGAGTCCCGCCTGGACAACGTCGTCTACCGTGCTGGCCTCGCGCGCACCCGCCGCCAGGCCCGTCAGCTTGTCTCCCACGGCCACTTCACCGTGAACGGCAAGAAGACCAACGTCCCGTCCTACCGCGTCTCGCAGTACGACATCATCGACGTCCGCGAGAAGTCCCGCGCCATGATCTGGTTCGAGGAGGCCCAGGACAACCTGGTCGACTCCGTCGTCCCGGCCTGGCTACAGGTCGTTCCCGAGACCCTGCGCATTCTCGTGCACCAGCTGCCCGAGCGCGCCCAGATCGACGTTCCGCTGCAGGAGCAGCTCATCGTCGAGCTCTACTCGAAGTAATTCGAGCTTTTATCTTCCCGCACCATTTCCGTTCCTACCGGCATCAAATAGTGGTTGCCGAAAAAGGAGAAGTTCATGCTCATCTCACAGCGTCCTCAACTCACCGAGGAGTACATCGATACCAACCGCTCGAAGTTCGTCATCGAACCGCTCGAGCCCGGTTTCGGCTACACGCTGGGCAACTCCCTGCGCCGCACGCTGCTGTCGTCCATTCCGGGCGCCGCAGTCACGTCGATCAAGATCGACGGTGTTCTCCACGAGTTCACCACGATCAACGGCGTCAAGGAGAATGTCTCTGAGATCATCCTCAACGTCAAGAACATCGTCTTGTCGTCGGAGTCGGACGAGCCAGTTGTGATGTACCTGTCCAAGGAGGGCCCCGGCGACGTCACCGCTGGCGATATCGAGGTCCCGGCGGACGTGCAGATCCACAACCCGGACCTGCGCCTCGCCTCGCTCAACGAGAGCGCCCGGCTTGAGATGGAACTTGTTGTGGAGCGCGGCCGCGGCTACGTCCCGGCCATGCCCAACTCCGGCGGAGAGGCCGGCCGCATCCCGGTCGACCAGATCTACTCCCCGGTCACCCGGGTCGCCTACAAGGTTGAGGCCACCCGTGTTGAGCAGCGCACTGACTTTGACAAGCTCATCATCGACGTGGAGACGAAGAACTCCATGTCCGCGCGCGATGCGCTTGCTTCCGCAGGCTCCACCTTGGTTGAGCTGTTCGGCCTCGCCCGCGAGCTGAACACCGCCGCAGAGGGCATCGAGATCGGCCCGTCCCCGCAGGAGACGGAGTTCATCGCCGCATACAACATGCCCATCGAGGATCTGAACTTCTCTGTGCGCTCCTACAACTGCCTGAAGCGCCAGGAGATCCACACCGTCGGTGAGCTCGCCGAGTGCACCGAGAGCGACCTGCTGGATATCCGAAACTTTGGCCAGAAGTCCATCAACGAGGTCAAGATCAAGCTTGCTTCGCTGGGTCTGACACTTAAGGACGCACCGGAAGACTTCGACCCGACCCAGATCGAGGGTTACGACGCCGAGACCGGCGACTACGTCGACGTCACCGCGGAAGAGACCGAGTAACACCACAGAGCACGCGCTCACATAACCGCACACGAGGAGTACGAAAATGCCGACCCCTAAGAAGGGCGCCCGTCTCGGAGGCTCCGCCAGCAACCAGAAGCACATTGTTTCCAACCTGGCGATGTCCCTCTTCGAGCACGGGGCAATCAAGACCACCGAGGCCAAGGCCAAGGTTCTGCGCCCGTACGCAGAAAAGCTGATCACCAAGGCGAAGAAGGGCACGCTGGCTGACCGCCGCGCCGTGGCCGCCGAGCTGCCGAACAAGGACATCGTGTCCTACCTGTTCAACGAGCTCGCGCCGAAGTTCGAGGGCCGTGAGGGCGGTTACACCCGCTCCATCAAGCTGGAGAACCGCGCCGGCGACAACGCCCCGATGACCCACATCTCCCTCGTTTTGGAGGAGACTGTGTCGACCGAGGCTACCCGCGCCGCCCGTGCCGCCGCTTCCAAGCAGGCCGAGGCTGAAACCGCCGAGGCTGAAACCGCCGAGGCACCCAAGGCCGTCGAGGCCGAGGAAACCGCCGTAGTCGAGGCTACCGAGGCCACCGAGAAGTAATTCTCGCTCGCTACCGCCCCGCGCCCCCTCATTGGAGCGCGGGGCGTTTTGCTACCCTCTAACACACCATGACCGCGACAGATGAAGCACTGCGCCTGCGCCTGGACATCGCCTACGACGGCACGGACTTCCACGGCTGGGCCCGCCAGAGCGACGGGGAGGACGGCACTCCGACGCGCACCGTTCAGGGGACCATCGAGGCGGCCCTCACCACGGTGCTGCGCGTTCCCGTGGAGCTGACGGTGGCGGGGCGCACGGACGCGGGCGTGCACGCCTCCGGCCAGGTCGCCCACGTGGACATCCCGCGCTCCTCGCTGGACCAGCGCTCTCTGGACTCGGACCCTGAGCGGCTGGTGCGCCGCATGGCCAAGCTCCTGCCGGATGACGTGGCCATCCTCAGGGTCACCGAGGTGCCTTCGCTTTTCGACGCCCGCTTTTCCGCGCTTTCCCGCTCCTACGTCTACAGGATCACCACGCATCCCGCCGGAGCACTACCGACGCGGGCTCGCGACACCGCGACGTGGCGCCGCCCGGTGGACATCGAGGCGATGCAGGCCGTCGCCGACATGTTCGTGGGCCTGCACGATTTCGCCGCCTTCTGCAAGGCGAAGCCCCATGCCACCACGGTGCGGGAGGTGCTGGGGATGCGCTGGGTGGAGGCGTCGACAAGCGAAGAGCCCGAACTGTATGAAGCGCACGTGACCGCGGACGCTTTCTGCTGGAACATGGTGCGCGCCCTGGTGGCGACGTGCCTGCAGGTGGGTGACGGCACGCGTGAACTGGGCTGGGTGGCCCCATTACTGGGCGAGAGCCGGCGCAACCCGCAGGTAGCGCTAGCGCCGGCCAAGGGGCTGACGCTGACGCATGTAGCGTATCCTGATCCGCATCATTATGGTGTCCGCGCGGAGACGACGCGGGCGCGGCGGGCTTAGGCGCGCCGGTTCGGTTGAGTGCGCCCCGGGGCAATAGAATCACCTACCGGTCAGTGGAAATTACAAGGACGGAGCGGCTATGACGGCACTTGGCGCCCTAACTGTCGCTGTCGCACTGTTCGTGCTGCCGGGGTTCGTGATTTCCTGGGTGGCGGGCGCGAAGCTGCCGGCCGCCCTCGCCAGCGCGATGCCGGTTACCTTCGGCGTAATCGGCATGAGCGCGTGGATGTGGGGGGAGACCACCGCCCCGTTTAACCTGCTCACCTTCACCATCAGCTTCCTGTTCACCCTCGGCTGGGCCGTGCTGTGGAGGTGGTGGATGGACCGCCCGCGCGCGTGGCCGCGTCCGCGCTGGCGCGACCTCTACTGGCTGATCCCCGCGGCCGGTGTGGCCACCGGCGCGGCCATGTTCGTTTCCGACCGGTACGGGTGGCTGCAGCGGTTGCCCTACGGCACGAACACCATCGTGCAGGGCTGGGACGTGCAATGGCATGCCAACGTGGTGCGCTACATCCTCGACGAGGGGGTCGCCTCCGCGGTGCGAATGGGGGAGGCGCGCAACGCGGAGACGGGCTCGCACCTGTTTTACCCCTCCGGATTCCACGCGGGCACGGCGCTATTCGCCGAGGCGGCCGGCATCGAGCCGATCCCCGCGCTGAACATCGTCGGGGCGATCCTGCCCGCCATGGCGCTGCCGGTGGCGATGGCGTGCCTGGTCTTCGCCATGACGCAGTCGCGCGGGCTGACGACGCAGATAGGCGCCGCGCTGGCGGCGATCGGCAGCTACGGCATTCCCACCTTGATGTGGGTGCCCGACTACGTGGGGATGTGGCCGTACATGGCCGCGGTGTTCTTCGCCGTCATTGTCACCTGGCAATTCTGCGCGGTTCCGGCCCGCCCGGCCACGGCTCTGCCCGCCGCGATGGGTCTGCTCGGGGTGCTGGCGGTCCACCCCTCGGCGGTGACGATCGTCGTGCTGGGCGCGGCGCTGTACTGGCTGTCTCGGCTGCTGTTCGTGCCCGTGAACACGCGCGCCAAGGACTTTTTCTGGGTGGCCGCCCCCGGCATCGCCGCCGCGCTGCTGTTCCTGCCGCAGATCGTGCAGGGCTCGGATCAGGCCGAGGAAGTCTCCTCCGTCGCACCGCCAGGCGAGGACATCGACCCGGCCGGCGCGTGGGCGACGGTGCTGCTGATGCGCACCCGGCATTCGGTGCAGTTCTGGCCCGACTTCAACCCGGTCGTCCTGTTGTGGCTGGCAGGGTTGGGAGCAGTCGCCCTGATTGTGTGGCGCCGCCAGGTGTGGTCGATC containing:
- the rpsK gene encoding 30S ribosomal protein S11, encoding MPPKTRSGARRTGRRVVKKNVAAGHAYIKSTFNNTIVSITDPSGAVISWASSGHVGFKGSRKSTPFAAQMAAENAARKAMEHGMKKVDVFVKGPGSGRETAIRSLQAAGLEVSSISDVTPQPFNGCRPPKRRRV
- the rpsD gene encoding 30S ribosomal protein S4 → MARYTGPATRKSRRLRVDLVGGDMSFERRPYPPGQAGRARIKESEYLLQLQEKQKARFTYGVMEKQFRRYYEEANRLPGKTGDNLLVLLESRLDNVVYRAGLARTRRQARQLVSHGHFTVNGKKTNVPSYRVSQYDIIDVREKSRAMIWFEEAQDNLVDSVVPAWLQVVPETLRILVHQLPERAQIDVPLQEQLIVELYSK
- a CDS encoding DNA-directed RNA polymerase subunit alpha, yielding MLISQRPQLTEEYIDTNRSKFVIEPLEPGFGYTLGNSLRRTLLSSIPGAAVTSIKIDGVLHEFTTINGVKENVSEIILNVKNIVLSSESDEPVVMYLSKEGPGDVTAGDIEVPADVQIHNPDLRLASLNESARLEMELVVERGRGYVPAMPNSGGEAGRIPVDQIYSPVTRVAYKVEATRVEQRTDFDKLIIDVETKNSMSARDALASAGSTLVELFGLARELNTAAEGIEIGPSPQETEFIAAYNMPIEDLNFSVRSYNCLKRQEIHTVGELAECTESDLLDIRNFGQKSINEVKIKLASLGLTLKDAPEDFDPTQIEGYDAETGDYVDVTAEETE
- the rplQ gene encoding 50S ribosomal protein L17 — its product is MPTPKKGARLGGSASNQKHIVSNLAMSLFEHGAIKTTEAKAKVLRPYAEKLITKAKKGTLADRRAVAAELPNKDIVSYLFNELAPKFEGREGGYTRSIKLENRAGDNAPMTHISLVLEETVSTEATRAARAAASKQAEAETAEAETAEAPKAVEAEETAVVEATEATEK
- the truA gene encoding tRNA pseudouridine(38-40) synthase TruA, whose product is MTATDEALRLRLDIAYDGTDFHGWARQSDGEDGTPTRTVQGTIEAALTTVLRVPVELTVAGRTDAGVHASGQVAHVDIPRSSLDQRSLDSDPERLVRRMAKLLPDDVAILRVTEVPSLFDARFSALSRSYVYRITTHPAGALPTRARDTATWRRPVDIEAMQAVADMFVGLHDFAAFCKAKPHATTVREVLGMRWVEASTSEEPELYEAHVTADAFCWNMVRALVATCLQVGDGTRELGWVAPLLGESRRNPQVALAPAKGLTLTHVAYPDPHHYGVRAETTRARRA
- a CDS encoding DUF6541 family protein, which encodes MTALGALTVAVALFVLPGFVISWVAGAKLPAALASAMPVTFGVIGMSAWMWGETTAPFNLLTFTISFLFTLGWAVLWRWWMDRPRAWPRPRWRDLYWLIPAAGVATGAAMFVSDRYGWLQRLPYGTNTIVQGWDVQWHANVVRYILDEGVASAVRMGEARNAETGSHLFYPSGFHAGTALFAEAAGIEPIPALNIVGAILPAMALPVAMACLVFAMTQSRGLTTQIGAALAAIGSYGIPTLMWVPDYVGMWPYMAAVFFAVIVTWQFCAVPARPATALPAAMGLLGVLAVHPSAVTIVVLGAALYWLSRLLFVPVNTRAKDFFWVAAPGIAAALLFLPQIVQGSDQAEEVSSVAPPGEDIDPAGAWATVLLMRTRHSVQFWPDFNPVVLLWLAGLGAVALIVWRRQVWSILMFAVSALVVVNVLEPFGGWIQDTLAAISSLHYNTAHRLVMPVSMLTLAAAGIGAAVAIRLLTLAPLAARRATRPWRVATGAASIALAVAVGAGTVGWAKASAYDGAKESFVGPRLDDRMVNANDRAAFDWLATQPAAWEGLTAGEPADGYSWLYAYNGVPTLAKHYDGGDGVRNVMLTRYPAALGQGMRRDADAPNPLDKAAAELNVRFIVSSPGNFWWGQLPPLSQLKGLWTSDGATPVYKRGSTVVFAVNDAFTRSELYEMRRDARRNGSEELPTVTGSGRVPALGGKGDSW